The following are encoded together in the Streptomyces tsukubensis genome:
- the cseB gene encoding two-component system response regulator CseB, with protein sequence MTEQTHSPHPQGGARTEVLFVEDDDVIREATQLALERVGFTVTAMPDGLSGLEAFRARRPDIALLDVMVPGMDGVSLCRRIRDESTVPVIMLSARADAIDVVLGLEAGADDYVTKPFDGAVLVARLRAVMRRFGHASGPPSADGEPGDEGALAGGGLLRFGALEVDTDGMEVRRDGEQVALTPTEMRLLLEFSSAPGTVLSRDKLLERVWDYGWGGDTRVVDVHVQRLRTKIGQDRIETVRGFGYKLRA encoded by the coding sequence ATGACGGAGCAGACACACAGCCCCCACCCGCAGGGCGGGGCGCGCACCGAGGTTCTCTTCGTGGAGGACGACGACGTGATCCGCGAGGCCACCCAGCTGGCCCTGGAGAGGGTCGGTTTCACGGTCACGGCCATGCCCGACGGGCTTTCCGGGCTTGAGGCCTTCCGCGCCCGCAGGCCCGACATCGCGCTGCTCGACGTGATGGTGCCGGGGATGGACGGGGTGAGCCTGTGCCGCCGTATCAGGGACGAGTCGACGGTCCCCGTCATCATGCTGTCCGCGCGCGCCGACGCCATCGATGTCGTCCTCGGTCTCGAAGCGGGCGCCGACGACTATGTGACCAAGCCGTTCGACGGAGCGGTGCTGGTCGCACGGCTCCGTGCGGTGATGCGCAGGTTCGGGCACGCGAGCGGTCCGCCGTCCGCCGACGGAGAACCCGGGGACGAGGGGGCGCTCGCGGGCGGCGGTCTGCTCCGCTTCGGCGCTCTGGAGGTCGACACCGACGGCATGGAGGTACGGCGGGACGGGGAGCAGGTCGCCCTGACGCCGACCGAGATGCGGCTGCTGCTCGAATTCTCGTCGGCGCCCGGCACCGTGCTCTCCCGCGACAAGCTGCTGGAACGGGTCTGGGACTACGGCTGGGGCGGTGACACCCGCGTCGTCGACGTCCATGTGCAGCGGCTGCGTACCAAGATCGGGCAGGACCGGATCGAAACGGTCCGGGGCTTCGGCTACAAGTTGAGGGCATGA
- a CDS encoding SigE family RNA polymerase sigma factor, with product MAHGEVIGELPGEILEFEDYVRARQDVLLRSARRLVPDPVDAQDLLQTALVRTFGRWDGIADKRLADAYLRRVMINTRTEWWRARKLEEVPTEQLPDASVDDGTEQHADRALLMDILTVLAPKQRSVVVLRHWEQMSTEETAAALGMSAGTVKSTLHRALARLREELESRDLDARALEREERERCAA from the coding sequence ATGGCGCACGGCGAGGTAATCGGCGAGCTGCCCGGCGAGATCCTCGAATTCGAGGACTACGTGCGGGCCAGGCAGGACGTCCTGCTACGCAGCGCCCGGCGTCTGGTTCCCGACCCCGTCGACGCCCAGGACCTCCTCCAGACCGCCCTGGTACGCACTTTCGGCCGCTGGGACGGGATCGCGGACAAGCGGCTGGCCGACGCCTATCTGCGCCGCGTCATGATCAACACCCGTACGGAGTGGTGGCGGGCGCGCAAGCTCGAAGAGGTGCCCACCGAGCAGCTGCCCGACGCCAGCGTCGACGACGGCACGGAGCAGCACGCGGACCGCGCTCTGCTGATGGACATCCTCACCGTGCTGGCTCCCAAGCAACGCAGCGTCGTCGTGCTGCGACACTGGGAGCAGATGTCCACGGAGGAAACGGCTGCCGCCCTCGGCATGTCGGCGGGGACGGTCAAGAGCACGCTGCACCGGGCGCTGGCGCGGCTCCGCGAGGAGCTGGAGAGCAGGGACCTGGATGCCCGCGCGCTGGAACGTGAGGAGCGGGAGCGGTGTGCGGCCTAG
- a CDS encoding HhH-GPD family protein, producing the protein MTAPTKPVPTSPPSGSAPGAPRTPGVPHAAEAIAESLHIPVIAWFEAHARDLPWRRPEAGAWGVMVSEFMLQQTPVSRVLPVYEQWMDRWPRPADLAKEPSGEAVRAWGRLGYPRRALRLHGAAVAITERHGGDVPTGHAQLLALPGIGEYTAAAVASFAYGQRHAVLDTNVRRVFARIVGGNRYPPNATTAAERKVARALLPADESTAARWAAGSMELGALVCTAKNEDCGRCPVSNQCAWRLAGKPEHQGPPRRGQTYAGTDRQVRGKLLAVLREAVAPVPQAVLDRVWEEPVQRARALDGLVSDGLAEPLADGTYRLPLT; encoded by the coding sequence ATGACTGCGCCCACGAAGCCCGTTCCCACATCGCCCCCGTCCGGCAGCGCCCCAGGCGCTCCCCGCACCCCCGGCGTCCCGCACGCCGCCGAGGCCATCGCCGAGTCCCTGCACATCCCCGTCATCGCGTGGTTCGAAGCGCACGCGCGCGACCTGCCGTGGCGCCGCCCCGAGGCGGGCGCCTGGGGTGTGATGGTCAGTGAGTTCATGCTCCAGCAGACTCCGGTCAGCCGTGTGCTGCCGGTGTACGAGCAGTGGATGGACCGCTGGCCGCGCCCCGCCGATCTGGCAAAGGAGCCCTCCGGCGAGGCGGTCCGTGCCTGGGGCAGGCTCGGCTATCCGCGCCGGGCCCTGCGGCTGCACGGGGCGGCCGTCGCCATAACGGAACGGCACGGCGGGGACGTACCGACAGGGCACGCCCAGTTGCTCGCGCTGCCGGGCATCGGCGAGTACACGGCGGCGGCCGTGGCCTCCTTCGCGTACGGGCAGCGCCACGCCGTCCTCGACACCAATGTGCGGCGGGTCTTCGCCCGGATCGTGGGCGGCAACCGCTACCCGCCGAACGCGACCACGGCGGCCGAGCGCAAAGTCGCCCGTGCGCTGCTGCCGGCCGACGAGTCGACGGCCGCGCGCTGGGCCGCCGGTTCGATGGAGCTCGGCGCGCTCGTCTGCACGGCGAAGAACGAGGACTGCGGTCGCTGCCCCGTCTCCAACCAGTGCGCCTGGCGGCTCGCCGGCAAGCCGGAGCACCAGGGTCCGCCCCGGCGCGGCCAGACCTACGCGGGCACCGACCGCCAGGTACGCGGCAAACTGCTCGCGGTACTGCGCGAGGCGGTGGCACCCGTGCCGCAGGCCGTACTGGACCGGGTATGGGAAGAGCCGGTGCAGCGGGCCCGCGCGCTGGACGGGCTCGTCTCCGACGGGCTGGCCGAGCCGCTGGCCGACGGCACCTACCGGCTGCCGCTGACCTGA
- a CDS encoding phosphatase PAP2 family protein — protein sequence MDSDLYRDILDFGHATPSWFQHVMEAWTEVGLLLFAVLFILAWWRARRGDPRALAISVLAPLGTGVAYVISEILKSFIVEERPCRAVSRAATSLIDCPANGDWSFPSNHATIAAAGAIGLALAWHKIGWLTVPMALLMAFSRVFVGVHYPHDVAVGLLLGALVVFLCVRLGARPGAAVAESMRRSSVGLFVWFAGPGERRGAHAAPINR from the coding sequence ATGGACTCGGATCTCTATCGCGACATCTTGGATTTCGGCCACGCCACACCCTCGTGGTTCCAGCACGTCATGGAGGCGTGGACGGAAGTCGGACTGCTGCTCTTCGCTGTGCTGTTCATCCTTGCCTGGTGGCGTGCGCGGCGCGGTGACCCGCGCGCCCTCGCCATCTCGGTGCTCGCTCCGCTGGGAACCGGGGTCGCCTACGTGATCAGCGAGATCCTGAAGTCCTTCATCGTCGAGGAACGGCCCTGTCGTGCGGTCTCCCGGGCCGCCACCTCTCTGATCGACTGCCCCGCCAACGGCGACTGGTCCTTCCCCAGCAACCACGCCACGATCGCCGCGGCCGGGGCGATCGGCCTCGCCCTGGCCTGGCACAAGATCGGCTGGCTGACCGTCCCGATGGCGCTGCTGATGGCCTTCTCCCGGGTCTTCGTGGGGGTCCACTACCCGCACGACGTCGCCGTCGGCCTGCTGCTCGGCGCCCTGGTGGTGTTCCTGTGCGTGCGGCTCGGCGCGCGCCCCGGCGCGGCTGTCGCGGAGTCGATGCGGCGGTCCTCCGTGGGGCTCTTCGTATGGTTCGCGGGTCCCGGCGAGCGGCGGGGCGCGCACGCGGCGCCCATCAACCGCTGA
- the disA gene encoding DNA integrity scanning diadenylate cyclase DisA, with protein sequence MAANDRAATPGKSGGSSRSEGLMRASLSAVAPGRGLRDGLERILRGNTGGLIVLGWDKTVESMCTGGFVLDVEFSATRLRELCKLDGGIVLDRDITKILRAGVQFVPDPTIPTDETGTRHRTADRVSKQVNYPVVSVSQSMRLIALYVDGQRRVLEDSAAILSRANQALATLERYKLRLDEVAGTLSALEIEDLVTVRDVTAVAQRLEMVRRIATEIAEYVVELGTDGRLLALQLDELIAGVEPERELVSRDYVPEPTAKRSRTVEEALAELNSLSHAELLELPIVARALGYTGSPEALDSAVSPRGFRLLAKVPRLPGAIIDRLVEHFGGLQKLLAASVDDLQTVDGVGEARARSVREGLSRLAESSILERYV encoded by the coding sequence GTGGCAGCCAACGACCGGGCAGCAACGCCCGGCAAGTCCGGCGGGAGTTCCCGTTCCGAAGGGCTGATGCGCGCCTCTCTGAGCGCGGTCGCACCCGGTAGGGGACTGCGGGACGGCCTGGAGCGCATCCTCCGGGGAAATACGGGAGGACTGATCGTCCTCGGCTGGGACAAGACCGTCGAATCGATGTGTACGGGCGGTTTCGTCCTGGATGTCGAGTTCAGCGCGACCCGGCTGCGCGAGCTGTGCAAGCTCGACGGGGGCATCGTCCTCGACCGGGACATCACCAAGATTCTGCGGGCCGGTGTGCAGTTCGTACCGGACCCCACGATCCCCACGGACGAGACCGGCACCCGGCACCGCACAGCCGACCGCGTCTCGAAGCAGGTCAATTATCCGGTGGTGTCGGTCAGTCAGTCGATGCGGCTGATCGCGCTCTACGTCGACGGCCAGCGCAGGGTCCTTGAGGACTCGGCGGCGATCCTGTCCCGCGCCAACCAGGCACTGGCCACGCTGGAGCGGTACAAGCTCCGTCTCGACGAGGTGGCGGGCACCCTCTCCGCGCTGGAGATCGAGGACCTGGTGACGGTCCGCGATGTGACGGCGGTGGCGCAGCGGCTCGAAATGGTCCGCAGGATCGCCACGGAGATCGCCGAGTACGTGGTGGAGCTGGGCACCGACGGGCGGCTGCTCGCCCTTCAGCTCGACGAGCTGATCGCCGGCGTGGAGCCCGAGCGCGAGCTGGTCTCACGCGACTACGTCCCCGAGCCCACCGCGAAGCGCTCCCGTACGGTCGAGGAGGCCTTGGCGGAGCTGAACTCCCTCAGCCACGCGGAACTGCTCGAACTGCCCATCGTGGCACGGGCCCTGGGGTACACCGGCTCTCCGGAGGCGCTGGACTCGGCGGTCTCCCCGCGCGGCTTCCGGCTGCTGGCGAAGGTGCCGCGGCTGCCGGGCGCGATCATCGACCGCCTGGTGGAGCACTTCGGCGGCCTCCAGAAACTCCTGGCGGCGAGCGTGGACGACCTCCAGACGGTGGACGGCGTCGGCGAGGCCCGCGCCCGCAGCGTCCGTGAGGGGCTCTCCCGGCTGGCCGAGTCCTCGATTCTGGAGCGATACGTGTAG
- the radA gene encoding DNA repair protein RadA — MAARTKSGKDRPSYRCTECGWQTAKWLGRCPECQAWGTVEEYGAPAVRTTAPGRVTSSALPIGEVDTRQATARSTGVAELDRVLGGGLVPGAVVLLAGEPGVGKSTLLLDVAAKAAGPEHRTLYVTGEESASQVRLRADRIHALHDELYLAAETDLSAVLGHLDAVKPSLLILDSVQTIASPEIDGAPGGMAQVREVAGALIRASKERGMATLLVGHVTKDGAIAGPRLLEHLVDVVLSFEGDRHARLRLVRGVKNRYGATDEVGCFELHDEGITGVSDPSGLFLTRRDEPVPGTCLTVTLEGKRPLVVEVQALTVDSQIPSPRRTTSGLETSRVSMMLAVLEQRGRISALGKRDIYTATVGGVKLAEPAADLAVALALASAASDVPLPKNLVAIGEVGLAGEVRRVTGVQRRLSEAHRLGFTHALVPVDPGKVPPGMKVTEVADMGDALRVLPRGRGAQPPRESEERR; from the coding sequence ATGGCTGCCCGTACAAAATCCGGCAAAGACCGGCCCTCCTACCGCTGCACCGAGTGCGGCTGGCAGACGGCGAAATGGCTCGGCCGCTGCCCCGAGTGCCAGGCGTGGGGGACGGTCGAGGAGTACGGCGCGCCCGCGGTCCGCACGACCGCGCCGGGCCGCGTCACCAGTTCCGCGCTGCCGATCGGCGAGGTCGACACCCGGCAGGCGACGGCCCGCTCCACGGGCGTGGCCGAGCTGGACCGGGTGCTCGGTGGCGGGCTGGTCCCCGGGGCCGTGGTGCTGCTCGCCGGTGAGCCGGGGGTCGGCAAGTCCACGCTGCTCCTCGATGTCGCCGCGAAGGCGGCGGGGCCCGAGCACCGCACCCTCTATGTGACGGGCGAGGAGTCGGCGAGCCAGGTCAGGCTGCGCGCCGACCGTATCCACGCGCTGCACGACGAGTTGTATCTGGCGGCCGAGACCGACCTCTCCGCCGTCCTCGGCCATCTCGACGCGGTCAAGCCCTCGCTGCTGATCCTGGACTCGGTGCAGACCATCGCCTCCCCGGAGATCGACGGCGCGCCCGGTGGCATGGCCCAGGTCCGCGAGGTGGCGGGGGCGCTGATCAGGGCCTCCAAGGAGCGGGGCATGGCGACCCTGCTCGTCGGCCATGTGACCAAGGACGGCGCCATCGCGGGACCCCGTCTGCTGGAGCACCTGGTGGACGTGGTGCTCTCCTTCGAAGGCGACAGACACGCCAGGCTGCGGCTCGTACGGGGCGTCAAGAACCGTTACGGCGCGACGGACGAGGTCGGCTGTTTCGAGCTGCACGACGAGGGCATCACGGGGGTCTCCGACCCCTCCGGGCTGTTCCTGACCCGTCGTGACGAGCCGGTGCCTGGCACCTGTCTGACCGTGACCCTGGAGGGCAAGCGTCCGCTCGTCGTCGAGGTGCAGGCGCTCACCGTCGACTCCCAGATCCCCTCACCCCGGCGCACCACTTCGGGTCTGGAGACCTCCCGGGTGTCGATGATGCTCGCCGTACTCGAACAGCGCGGCAGGATCTCGGCGCTGGGCAAACGTGACATCTACACCGCGACCGTCGGCGGGGTGAAGCTGGCGGAACCGGCAGCGGATCTCGCGGTGGCGCTGGCGCTGGCCAGCGCAGCGAGCGACGTGCCGCTGCCGAAGAACCTCGTGGCCATCGGAGAGGTGGGCCTCGCGGGCGAGGTGCGGAGGGTCACCGGGGTGCAGCGGCGGCTGTCGGAGGCGCACCGCCTGGGCTTCACCCACGCCCTTGTTCCGGTCGATCCTGGCAAGGTTCCGCCCGGCATGAAGGTCACCGAGGTAGCCGACATGGGCGACGCGCTGCGGGTCCTGCCGAGGGGCCGTGGGGCACAGCCCCCACGGGAGTCGGAGGAGCGCCGGTAG
- a CDS encoding BACON domain-containing protein yields the protein MSSRTEHSTRAPGARRADHRVSDPAPQPPPSRDDAQLDGLFTYCLSVLCDHEAATAALGDVLALAERRQTRTPVAGGERRAWLYALARWACLRSLAEKARNRPPAHAAGRNPAVPGDRPASERPSRDHPCRDHPSRDQPPCDHPPCDHPPGAKCSGAPSTAPKAPHDHAHDLEPEQQGKEGEESAGAAERDRRAELQRLAWPEAAGTTPEQREALELAVRHRLAVHEIAAVIGSSLPAARELLAAAACEVERTRAALAVAETGDCPLVARLTFDRQILLGTALRTELVRHVDDCPRCRRTAESTGPGTAWPGTSVTPAELPVVVAPRSALHLAKGRAPRERRRGESAPHFDRRGFPMDPKDRAARRDRFRARAVTTTVVATVVAAPVLALWAAYRGVPFTGEGQDGGRSISAAEDSGPGTRDDHENPGSGATARSGRVGKHDVSVQVIGAGAPASKSGVGPARLTVSARPGHGMTFITLTASGSKPVRWSMTSSASWLQLSKSSGTLTSGHSLTVTVRVLHGREPAGPWRARIAVNPSAAAVALEGRGGAARPPAAGHGSGGHGTRPRPTTGPTSRPGPDPTPEPTKPGPDPTPTGPGPGPDPTTADPDPTPPAPDPTETEPGDVTPPEGGGAARRRH from the coding sequence ATGAGCAGTAGGACCGAACATTCGACGCGGGCCCCCGGCGCACGCCGGGCGGATCACCGCGTCTCCGACCCGGCGCCGCAGCCGCCCCCTTCGCGTGACGACGCGCAGTTGGACGGTCTGTTCACGTACTGCCTGTCCGTTCTGTGCGACCACGAAGCCGCCACCGCCGCCCTCGGTGACGTCCTCGCGCTGGCGGAACGCCGGCAGACCCGCACCCCCGTCGCCGGTGGCGAGCGCAGGGCCTGGCTCTACGCACTGGCCCGTTGGGCGTGTCTGCGCAGCCTGGCCGAGAAGGCGCGCAACCGGCCCCCGGCGCACGCGGCGGGCCGGAACCCGGCCGTCCCCGGCGACCGGCCGGCGAGCGAGCGCCCGTCCCGAGACCACCCTTGCCGAGACCACCCGTCCCGCGACCAGCCGCCCTGCGACCACCCGCCCTGCGACCACCCGCCCGGCGCGAAGTGCTCCGGCGCCCCCTCCACCGCTCCGAAGGCCCCGCACGACCACGCCCACGACCTGGAACCGGAGCAGCAGGGGAAAGAGGGGGAGGAGAGCGCCGGAGCCGCCGAGCGCGACCGCCGCGCCGAACTCCAGCGCCTCGCCTGGCCCGAGGCTGCGGGCACCACACCTGAGCAGCGCGAAGCCCTCGAACTCGCGGTACGCCACCGGCTCGCCGTCCACGAGATCGCCGCCGTCATCGGCAGTTCCCTGCCCGCCGCCAGGGAACTGCTGGCCGCCGCCGCCTGCGAGGTGGAGCGCACCCGCGCCGCCCTCGCCGTGGCGGAGACCGGTGACTGCCCCTTGGTCGCGCGGCTCACCTTCGACCGGCAGATCCTCCTCGGCACCGCCCTCCGTACCGAGCTGGTCAGACACGTGGACGACTGCCCGCGCTGCCGCCGTACCGCGGAGAGCACCGGCCCTGGCACGGCCTGGCCAGGCACCAGCGTCACGCCCGCGGAGCTCCCCGTCGTCGTCGCCCCCAGGTCGGCCCTGCACCTCGCGAAGGGCCGCGCCCCGCGCGAGCGGCGCAGGGGCGAGAGCGCGCCGCACTTCGACAGGCGCGGCTTCCCGATGGACCCCAAGGACCGCGCGGCCCGCCGCGACCGGTTCCGCGCCCGCGCCGTCACGACGACCGTGGTCGCCACCGTCGTCGCGGCCCCAGTCCTCGCCCTGTGGGCCGCCTACCGGGGGGTGCCCTTCACCGGAGAGGGCCAGGACGGCGGCCGTTCCATCTCGGCGGCCGAGGACTCGGGGCCAGGGACACGCGACGACCACGAGAACCCCGGCTCCGGCGCCACCGCCAGGTCGGGCCGCGTCGGGAAACACGATGTCTCCGTCCAGGTCATCGGCGCCGGAGCCCCCGCCTCCAAATCCGGGGTGGGGCCCGCCAGGCTCACGGTCAGCGCGCGGCCCGGGCACGGGATGACGTTCATCACCCTCACCGCCTCCGGCAGCAAGCCGGTCCGCTGGTCGATGACGAGCAGCGCCTCCTGGCTCCAGCTCAGCAAGTCGTCGGGGACCCTCACCTCAGGTCACTCCCTCACCGTCACCGTCCGCGTCCTGCACGGACGTGAACCCGCGGGCCCCTGGCGGGCCAGGATCGCCGTCAACCCCTCGGCGGCGGCCGTCGCCCTGGAGGGCCGAGGGGGAGCGGCCCGCCCGCCGGCCGCGGGCCACGGCTCCGGTGGCCACGGCACCCGCCCACGCCCCACCACGGGACCGACCTCACGCCCGGGACCCGACCCGACACCGGAGCCCACGAAACCGGGCCCCGACCCGACGCCGACAGGGCCGGGGCCGGGCCCCGACCCGACCACGGCAGATCCGGACCCGACGCCACCGGCACCCGACCCGACAGAGACCGAGCCGGGGGACGTGACCCCGCCGGAAGGCGGAGGCGCGGCGCGACGGAGGCACTGA